A single region of the Candidatus Zixiibacteriota bacterium genome encodes:
- a CDS encoding ABC transporter substrate-binding protein, translating to MKLTRRGFVLTTLTGLAGLPLLGKAGWAQFKGKLGYMKIVDNAALFMAVEKGFFKSEGLELETVPMAGGAVIVQGVTSGDLQFGWSNVISLYQAHVEGFDFKLVAGGATNVKGSNDTHAIIVPKASPIIRAKDLEGKTVAVNTLNNIVHLMAMAWVDQSGANSAKVKFVEIPFPQMEAALVAGRVDAASVHEPFVAAAMEKGSARILAHPWSDVVPKFLIAGWFASEKWIQRNRRTVQGFVRAINRAIDAMRADPEGARAAMIKWSGLRADLAGKIGLPVFEKGISEKDLQVTIDLTHKYKLIARPFKAKEVISDLAPKG from the coding sequence ATGAAGCTCACGCGCCGCGGGTTCGTGCTTACGACGCTGACCGGCCTGGCCGGCTTGCCGTTGCTCGGGAAAGCCGGATGGGCGCAGTTCAAGGGCAAGCTCGGCTACATGAAGATCGTCGACAACGCCGCGCTGTTCATGGCCGTGGAGAAAGGATTCTTCAAGTCCGAGGGGCTGGAGCTGGAGACGGTTCCGATGGCGGGCGGCGCGGTGATCGTGCAGGGGGTGACGTCGGGAGACCTCCAGTTCGGCTGGAGCAACGTGATCTCGCTCTACCAGGCCCACGTCGAAGGTTTCGACTTCAAGCTGGTCGCGGGAGGCGCGACCAACGTCAAGGGGAGCAACGACACGCACGCGATCATCGTCCCGAAGGCATCGCCGATCATCCGCGCGAAGGATCTCGAGGGGAAAACGGTCGCCGTCAACACGCTGAACAACATCGTTCACCTGATGGCGATGGCCTGGGTGGATCAGAGCGGCGCCAACTCGGCGAAAGTGAAGTTCGTCGAGATACCGTTCCCGCAGATGGAAGCGGCGCTGGTGGCGGGCCGTGTGGACGCGGCGAGCGTGCACGAGCCCTTCGTGGCGGCCGCGATGGAAAAGGGCTCCGCGCGCATTCTCGCCCATCCCTGGAGCGACGTGGTTCCCAAGTTCCTGATCGCCGGATGGTTCGCGTCCGAGAAGTGGATTCAAAGAAACCGGCGCACCGTCCAGGGGTTCGTGCGCGCGATCAACCGGGCGATCGACGCCATGCGTGCCGATCCGGAAGGAGCGCGTGCCGCGATGATCAAGTGGTCGGGGTTGCGCGCCGATCTGGCGGGAAAAATCGGGCTGCCGGTTTTCGAAAAGGGGATCTCCGAGAAGGACCTCCAGGTCACGATCGATCTCACGCACAAGTACAAGCTCATCGCCCGCCCGTTCAAGGCGAAAGAGGTGATCAGCGACCTGGCGCCGAAAGGGTAA
- a CDS encoding ABC transporter ATP-binding protein: MPILEIQSLSKSYRQLDGKTTPAIGEISCSVEPGEFVSFVGPSGCGKTTLLMSIAGLIAPTSGRVLVKGQEVRGPPPNLILVFQEFNRSLFAWRSVLGNVLFGFEARGYRGRDRGRKAESLLELVGLKGFEKHYPWQLSGGMQQRVAIARALAYEPEVLLMDEPFGSLDALTRLELEDTLLRLWQELKTTIVFITHDIEEAIYLSDRIWVLGPRPSSIVDEIQVGFARPRNQLSTRAAAGFMELRNRIYRRIGAGLPA, translated from the coding sequence ATGCCGATTCTGGAGATCCAGTCGCTCTCGAAAAGCTACCGGCAATTGGACGGCAAGACGACGCCCGCCATCGGCGAGATCTCCTGCAGCGTCGAGCCGGGCGAGTTCGTGTCGTTCGTCGGCCCGTCGGGTTGCGGCAAGACCACGTTGTTGATGTCGATCGCGGGGCTCATCGCCCCGACCTCCGGGCGCGTGCTGGTCAAGGGCCAGGAGGTCCGGGGGCCTCCGCCCAACCTGATCCTCGTGTTCCAGGAATTCAACAGATCGCTGTTCGCCTGGAGATCCGTCCTGGGCAACGTCCTTTTCGGTTTCGAAGCCAGGGGCTACCGGGGTCGCGACCGCGGCCGCAAGGCCGAATCGTTGCTGGAGCTGGTCGGCCTGAAAGGCTTCGAGAAGCACTACCCCTGGCAGCTTTCGGGAGGCATGCAACAGCGGGTCGCCATCGCCCGGGCGCTCGCCTACGAGCCGGAGGTTTTGCTCATGGACGAGCCGTTCGGCTCGCTCGACGCTCTGACCCGGCTGGAGCTCGAGGACACGCTGCTGCGGCTCTGGCAGGAGCTGAAGACGACCATCGTCTTCATCACCCACGACATCGAGGAGGCGATTTATCTTTCGGATCGCATCTGGGTGCTCGGCCCGCGGCCGTCGAGCATCGTCGACGAGATCCAGGTCGGCTTCGCGAGACCGCGCAACCAGCTGAGCACGCGCGCCGCGGCGGGCTTCATGGAGCTCAGAAACAGGATCTACCGCCGCATCGGCGCGGGATTGCCGGCATAG
- a CDS encoding ABC transporter permease: protein MNWSGWLVFLAAVLAWEAAGRSRPELSFYVPPATEIASALAALVLSGEAAGHLAITLLRLAAGYLLAAVLAVSAGIVLGYFRWAHSLMEPVIEFLRPMPSVAIIPVAILALGIGDAMIVAVTVYASAWPILINTIDGVRNIDPTLIQTGRTFGLNRWRILSRIAVPAASPYVMTGLRISLAVALILVTTAEMLAGGKGLGFFILDEERSLRNANMYAGIAVTAALGYALNRGFALLEKRVMRWHHGAGAREAV from the coding sequence GTGAACTGGAGCGGATGGCTGGTGTTCCTGGCGGCGGTGCTCGCCTGGGAGGCCGCAGGCCGCTCCCGGCCGGAGCTCTCCTTCTACGTCCCGCCGGCGACCGAGATCGCCTCCGCGCTGGCCGCGCTGGTTCTTTCGGGCGAAGCGGCCGGCCATCTGGCGATCACGCTCCTCAGGCTCGCCGCCGGCTATCTGCTCGCCGCCGTGCTCGCGGTGAGCGCGGGTATCGTGCTCGGCTACTTTCGCTGGGCGCACTCCCTGATGGAGCCGGTGATCGAGTTTCTGCGGCCGATGCCTTCGGTGGCGATCATTCCCGTCGCGATCCTCGCCCTGGGGATCGGCGACGCGATGATCGTGGCCGTCACGGTTTACGCCAGCGCCTGGCCGATCCTGATCAACACCATCGACGGAGTGCGGAACATCGATCCCACCTTGATCCAGACCGGGAGGACCTTCGGGTTGAATCGCTGGCGGATCCTGAGCCGGATCGCGGTGCCCGCCGCATCGCCCTACGTCATGACGGGCCTGCGCATCAGCCTCGCCGTCGCTCTCATCCTGGTGACGACGGCGGAAATGCTGGCGGGAGGCAAAGGGCTCGGCTTTTTCATCCTCGACGAGGAGCGCTCGCTGCGCAATGCCAACATGTACGCCGGCATCGCCGTCACGGCGGCGCTGGGATATGCGCTGAACCGGGGATTCGCGCTCCTGGAAAAGCGCGTGATGCGCTGGCATCACGGAGCGGGGGCGCGGGAGGCGGTCTGA
- a CDS encoding ABC transporter permease, protein MVGRESRLSGVVFLGALLLLWEAAARSGAADRLLFPPVSRVLETAWSLVTSGHIAAQLTASLKRAAAGYLLAAAFCIPLGILLGCVGPIYRALGVVIEMLRPIPPPVVVPLAMLYLGLGGAMKIFVIFFSCAWPILLNAIDGSRNVDPVILHTARTFGLSAPRTLAKVILPACLPQVMTGLRVSLPITLILVVISEMVGSTDGIGYFILDSQRRFKIDQMYAGMLALALVGYLLNRLFDRLQRAVLWWHWGMMQREAEGR, encoded by the coding sequence ATGGTGGGGCGCGAGTCGAGGCTGAGCGGCGTCGTCTTCCTGGGCGCTTTGTTGCTGCTCTGGGAGGCGGCGGCGCGCTCGGGGGCGGCCGACCGGCTGCTCTTTCCGCCGGTCAGCAGGGTTCTGGAGACGGCGTGGTCCCTGGTCACTTCGGGACACATCGCGGCTCAGCTGACGGCCAGCTTGAAGCGGGCGGCCGCCGGTTACCTGCTTGCCGCCGCCTTTTGCATCCCGTTGGGCATTCTTCTCGGGTGCGTCGGGCCGATCTACCGGGCCCTCGGCGTGGTCATCGAGATGCTGCGGCCGATTCCGCCTCCGGTGGTCGTCCCGCTGGCGATGCTCTATCTCGGCCTCGGCGGCGCGATGAAGATCTTCGTGATCTTTTTCTCGTGCGCCTGGCCCATCCTGCTCAACGCGATCGATGGGTCGCGCAACGTCGATCCGGTGATTCTCCACACCGCGAGGACGTTCGGTCTGTCCGCGCCGCGGACGCTGGCGAAGGTGATCCTGCCAGCCTGCCTGCCTCAGGTCATGACCGGCCTGAGGGTGAGCCTTCCCATCACCTTGATCCTCGTGGTGATCTCCGAGATGGTCGGGAGCACGGATGGCATCGGCTACTTCATCCTGGACTCGCAGCGCCGTTTCAAGATCGATCAGATGTACGCCGGCATGCTGGCGCTCGCGCTGGTCGGGTACCTGCTGAACCGGCTGTTCGACCGCCTCCAGCGCGCCGTTCTCTGGTGGCACTGGGGAATGATGCAAAGGGAAGCGGAGGGGAGATGA
- a CDS encoding fumarylacetoacetate hydrolase family protein produces the protein MKILRFNDDRIGVIKGEDRVVDVSDAVSSRKAKGPQRVMEEIIEGWRKYRRRFEKLLQERDGVPLAEVRLLCPLPRPSKCLAAFVNYLDRPDRTPESLPNEYFYKSPDLVGPDGAIELVDIPPAVVFQPEAELAFVVGRTAKNVPESQALDHVFGYVPFFDISTRGLVRRTQFIPKGQDTHAACGPWIITKDEIPDPHDVIVRSWTNGEPRQNYSTRHMAHKIPDQIAWLTRFLRLNPGDVVATGTYHEGLMPMNVGDTIEIEFQNLGRARFRVTGNSPRKDVAWLPGKSQPQPPPGGGMHRV, from the coding sequence TTGAAGATCCTTCGATTCAACGACGATCGCATCGGCGTCATCAAGGGCGAAGACCGGGTCGTGGACGTCAGCGATGCGGTAAGCTCGCGCAAGGCCAAGGGGCCGCAGCGGGTGATGGAGGAGATCATCGAAGGCTGGCGCAAGTATCGCCGCCGGTTCGAGAAGCTCCTCCAGGAGCGCGACGGCGTGCCGCTCGCCGAGGTCCGGCTGCTCTGCCCGCTGCCGCGGCCGAGCAAGTGCCTGGCGGCGTTCGTCAATTACCTCGATCGGCCCGACCGGACTCCCGAAAGCCTGCCCAACGAGTACTTCTACAAATCGCCCGATCTCGTCGGACCCGACGGGGCGATCGAGCTGGTCGATATTCCTCCCGCGGTGGTCTTTCAACCCGAGGCCGAGCTGGCCTTCGTCGTCGGCCGAACCGCGAAGAACGTGCCGGAATCGCAGGCGCTCGATCACGTCTTCGGGTACGTCCCTTTCTTCGACATCTCGACACGCGGCCTCGTGCGCCGGACGCAATTCATTCCCAAGGGCCAGGATACCCACGCGGCGTGCGGGCCCTGGATCATCACCAAGGACGAGATTCCCGATCCGCACGACGTGATCGTGCGGTCCTGGACGAACGGCGAGCCGCGGCAGAACTACAGCACCAGGCACATGGCGCACAAGATCCCCGATCAGATCGCCTGGCTCACGCGGTTTTTACGGCTCAACCCGGGCGACGTCGTCGCAACCGGAACCTATCACGAGGGGCTGATGCCGATGAACGTCGGCGACACGATCGAGATCGAGTTCCAGAATTTGGGTCGCGCCCGCTTCCGGGTGACGGGGAACAGCCCGCGGAAGGACGTCGCGTGGCTTCCCGGGAAAAGCCAGCCGCAGCCTCCGCCCGGGGGCGGGATGCACCGCGTCTGA
- a CDS encoding ornithine cyclodeaminase family protein: MLLINNREVEQIFDMKACLEALEDGYDDLLKGDAVYRPRLDLWMPCERPDGYYCWGTMEGASRKIGVFAIRMKSDVVYWPDGATEEKYCVRPGTWCGLVMVFSIRNGEPLAIINDGLLQHMRVGGCAGLGVKYLAREDASVVGIFGSGGMARTYLEAFHEVRRLQRVKVFSPTKAHREAYAREMRGKLDLEVIAVDSPEQAVRDADIVATCTDSTRTVFDEPQWLKPGAHITCVRACEVGPRVVRRCDLSVKLGKNTFDVMEEGMVRLHGNAGYIAGQPEERSRIPNPAVDNYRGDFFKYFMDVRAGRTPGRTGPEQTTFFINAGTQGLQFAACAGRVYQLAKAKGVGRDLPTEWFLQDIRD; the protein is encoded by the coding sequence ATGTTGCTGATCAACAACCGGGAAGTGGAGCAGATCTTCGACATGAAGGCCTGCCTGGAGGCGCTCGAGGACGGCTACGACGATCTGCTCAAGGGGGACGCGGTCTACCGCCCGCGTCTGGACCTGTGGATGCCGTGCGAGCGGCCGGACGGCTACTATTGCTGGGGCACGATGGAAGGCGCGAGTCGCAAGATCGGCGTCTTCGCGATCCGGATGAAGTCCGACGTGGTCTACTGGCCCGACGGCGCGACGGAAGAAAAGTACTGCGTGCGTCCGGGCACCTGGTGCGGGCTGGTGATGGTGTTCAGCATCCGCAACGGCGAGCCGCTGGCGATCATCAACGACGGGCTGCTGCAGCACATGCGGGTGGGAGGTTGCGCCGGCCTGGGCGTGAAGTACCTTGCGCGCGAGGACGCGTCGGTCGTGGGCATCTTCGGCTCCGGAGGGATGGCGCGAACCTATCTCGAAGCGTTTCACGAGGTGCGCAGGCTCCAGCGCGTCAAGGTTTTCAGCCCGACCAAGGCCCACCGCGAGGCCTACGCCAGGGAGATGAGAGGCAAGCTCGATCTCGAGGTGATCGCGGTCGACTCTCCGGAGCAGGCGGTTCGCGACGCGGACATCGTCGCCACCTGCACCGACTCGACGCGCACCGTCTTCGACGAGCCGCAATGGCTCAAACCGGGGGCGCACATCACCTGCGTCCGCGCCTGCGAGGTCGGGCCCCGGGTCGTGCGCCGGTGCGATCTCTCGGTCAAGCTGGGCAAGAACACTTTCGACGTGATGGAGGAGGGAATGGTGCGTCTCCACGGCAACGCGGGTTACATCGCCGGTCAGCCGGAGGAGCGAAGCCGCATACCCAATCCTGCCGTGGACAACTACCGCGGCGACTTTTTCAAGTATTTTATGGACGTCCGCGCGGGCCGGACGCCGGGCCGAACGGGCCCGGAGCAAACCACGTTTTTCATCAACGCGGGAACCCAGGGGCTCCAGTTCGCCGCGTGCGCGGGAAGAGTGTACCAGCTTGCGAAAGCGAAAGGGGTGGGCCGGGATCTCCCGACGGAATGGTTCCTGCAGGACATCCGCGACTGA
- a CDS encoding metallopeptidase family protein, whose amino-acid sequence MTEKEIRKEAARALEELPEEFRSRLQNVEIFVARRPSRRLLRSVGLDPDTDTLYGIYEGTPLPERSFFEPPPPPDRITLFSEPLLCDFPDPEELKRQVRITVIHEIAHYFGMDDDWIEKLGY is encoded by the coding sequence GTGACGGAAAAGGAAATCCGGAAAGAGGCGGCGCGGGCGCTCGAAGAGCTTCCGGAGGAGTTTCGCAGCCGCCTGCAGAACGTCGAGATCTTCGTCGCGCGAAGGCCCAGCCGACGCCTGTTGCGCTCCGTCGGACTCGATCCCGACACAGACACGCTCTACGGTATTTACGAGGGGACTCCGCTTCCGGAACGGTCCTTCTTCGAGCCGCCGCCACCGCCGGACAGAATCACCCTTTTCTCCGAGCCGCTTCTCTGCGACTTTCCCGATCCCGAGGAGCTCAAGCGTCAGGTCCGAATCACGGTGATTCACGAGATCGCGCACTACTTCGGAATGGACGACGACTGGATCGAGAAGCTCGGATACTAG
- a CDS encoding MltA domain-containing protein: MRYLEGQPREKILAERPARFTAGEAREALAELLQILEESRCGGCWLERVSERFEFIPSSDDPEQADVLFTGYFQPLLDASPVATPEYRFPLYRRPPDLITAELVTATPEVAVERVTGRVEGESFLPYYSRREIEESDRLRGHEIAWVKDPVDLFFLHVQGSGVLRFADGRRLHVSYAASNGRPYRSIGRLLADAGRIPREEMSMQRLRRYLAEHPEEQRDIMAHNESYVFFRAVEDGPLGSLDFPLTPGRSIATDGRLFPKGALAFIATDVPVVDAAGELKGWRPTTRFVLNQDTGSAIRGPRRADLYFGTGETAGAAAGLMNRPGRLYFLKLKQPGRR, from the coding sequence ATGCGCTACCTGGAGGGGCAGCCCCGGGAAAAAATCCTCGCCGAGCGGCCGGCGCGCTTCACCGCGGGGGAGGCGCGCGAGGCCCTCGCGGAGCTTCTCCAGATCCTGGAGGAAAGCCGCTGCGGCGGATGCTGGCTCGAACGGGTGAGCGAGCGCTTCGAGTTCATCCCGTCGAGCGACGACCCGGAACAAGCGGATGTGCTCTTCACCGGATACTTCCAGCCGCTCCTCGACGCCAGCCCGGTGGCGACCCCGGAGTACCGGTTTCCGCTGTATCGCCGGCCGCCGGATCTCATAACCGCGGAGCTGGTGACGGCAACGCCCGAGGTCGCGGTCGAGCGCGTGACCGGAAGAGTCGAGGGCGAGAGCTTCCTGCCGTACTATTCGCGCCGGGAGATCGAGGAATCGGATCGGCTGCGGGGTCACGAGATCGCCTGGGTGAAGGACCCCGTCGATCTTTTCTTCCTCCACGTCCAGGGCTCGGGGGTCCTGCGCTTCGCCGACGGCCGGCGACTGCACGTGAGCTACGCCGCTTCGAACGGGCGGCCTTACCGCAGCATCGGGAGGCTTCTGGCCGACGCGGGAAGGATCCCGCGCGAGGAGATGTCGATGCAGCGGCTGCGGCGCTACCTCGCCGAGCATCCCGAGGAGCAGCGCGACATCATGGCTCACAACGAGAGCTACGTCTTTTTTCGCGCGGTCGAGGACGGACCGCTCGGAAGCCTCGACTTCCCGTTGACGCCGGGGCGGTCCATCGCGACCGACGGCCGCCTTTTCCCGAAGGGAGCGCTCGCGTTCATCGCGACCGACGTGCCCGTGGTCGATGCCGCCGGCGAGCTGAAGGGCTGGCGCCCGACCACCCGGTTCGTTCTCAACCAGGATACGGGGAGCGCCATCCGCGGTCCGCGCCGCGCGGATCTCTATTTCGGGACCGGAGAAACGGCGGGCGCCGCGGCGGGATTGATGAACCGGCCGGGGCGGCTCTATTTCCTGAAGCTCAAGCAACCCGGGCGCCGCTGA
- a CDS encoding cation diffusion facilitator family transporter: MHRHVETRRLKLALAITSSYFITELIAGFLTNSLALLSDAGHMLSDIGAIVLSLAAFYIARRPATLNSTYGYHRVEIVAALFNGLALWLIVGVIFTAAYNRFFEPPQVASRGMIVVAALGLAVNLASAWILYDRQQKNLNVHGAFLHVVSDAVGSIGAIVAGTVMLTTGWYLADPVVSVLIGLLVLYSSWNLVRESVSILMQWVPKGISLEEVQHTIEEVEGVEKVHDLHVWAVTSGMLTLSAHAVVDPRRDFDRVLSGIEQRLRARFNIEHTTIQLETESREDREFKAF, from the coding sequence ATGCACCGGCACGTCGAGACAAGGCGCCTCAAGCTCGCCCTGGCCATCACCTCCTCCTACTTCATTACCGAGCTGATCGCGGGATTCCTGACCAACAGTCTCGCGTTGCTGTCCGACGCCGGCCACATGCTCTCGGACATCGGCGCCATCGTGCTGAGCCTGGCGGCGTTCTACATCGCCCGGCGGCCGGCCACGTTGAACAGCACCTACGGCTATCACCGCGTGGAGATCGTCGCGGCCCTCTTCAACGGCCTCGCGCTGTGGTTGATCGTCGGCGTGATCTTCACGGCTGCCTACAACCGGTTCTTCGAGCCGCCGCAGGTCGCCAGCCGCGGGATGATCGTCGTCGCCGCGCTCGGTCTCGCGGTCAATCTCGCCTCGGCCTGGATTCTCTACGACCGGCAGCAGAAGAACCTCAACGTGCACGGGGCGTTTCTGCACGTCGTCAGCGACGCCGTCGGCTCCATCGGCGCGATAGTGGCCGGGACGGTCATGCTCACGACCGGCTGGTATCTGGCGGACCCCGTGGTGAGCGTCCTGATCGGGCTCCTGGTGCTCTATTCGTCCTGGAACCTCGTGCGCGAGTCGGTCAGCATTCTCATGCAGTGGGTGCCGAAGGGAATCAGCCTCGAGGAAGTCCAGCACACCATCGAAGAGGTCGAGGGGGTGGAAAAGGTCCACGACCTTCACGTGTGGGCCGTCACCTCGGGGATGCTGACCCTGAGCGCCCACGCCGTCGTCGATCCGCGCCGTGATTTCGACCGCGTCCTCAGCGGGATCGAGCAGAGGCTCAGAGCGCGCTTCAACATCGAGCACACCACGATCCAGCTTGAAACCGAGAGCCGGGAGGACCGGGAATTCAAGGCCTTCTGA
- a CDS encoding MFS transporter: MRFGSVTSFFGLGGLTADRRRALGIVYATSVAVVMGVNFLQPALPAITAPFGISDAALGLVMAVFTAPAIFLAPLFGMLADLWGRRLLLAGGLLVYGLSGAAMALAPSFSWLLFFRAVQGVGYSAVIPLTIVLIGDLLEGEKEIGGQGLKVFLDRVGYLILPPLGGALAAIAWYWPFAMYLLAVPLGAAALAWMPETRGENTNGARAYLGDVARLARHPRLLIAFAAGFLRFFLDYGFLTYFPLFLVRTHGFSTATAGLLYTVFSLGAMATSSQAGRLAAGRDKAFLLLVAFVVSGLAVTSVPFLPGVPLVGGALFFYGLANGVISPMQKSLLTQNAPVELRGGVVSLDRLIQQISKTTATSAVGLLLITAELPTIFWMLGLLSLAAVGLMAALVPRAGRPVPSHAVP; this comes from the coding sequence ATGCGGTTCGGCAGCGTGACCTCGTTCTTCGGCCTCGGCGGGTTGACGGCGGACCGTCGCCGGGCGCTGGGGATTGTTTACGCCACGAGCGTGGCGGTCGTCATGGGCGTGAACTTCCTCCAGCCGGCGCTCCCCGCGATCACCGCGCCGTTCGGCATCAGCGACGCGGCGCTCGGCCTGGTCATGGCGGTTTTCACCGCGCCGGCCATTTTTCTCGCGCCGCTCTTCGGCATGCTCGCCGATCTGTGGGGGCGCCGTCTTCTCCTCGCCGGCGGCCTTCTCGTCTACGGCCTGTCCGGAGCGGCCATGGCGCTGGCGCCGAGCTTTTCCTGGCTTTTGTTCTTCCGCGCCGTCCAGGGCGTCGGCTACAGCGCCGTGATCCCGCTCACGATCGTGCTGATCGGCGATCTGCTCGAGGGCGAAAAGGAGATCGGCGGGCAGGGTCTCAAGGTCTTTCTGGACAGGGTCGGTTACCTGATCCTGCCTCCGCTCGGAGGCGCGCTGGCGGCGATTGCCTGGTACTGGCCTTTCGCCATGTACCTGCTGGCCGTGCCCCTCGGAGCCGCCGCGCTTGCGTGGATGCCGGAGACCAGGGGCGAGAACACGAACGGCGCCAGAGCGTATCTCGGCGACGTCGCCCGCCTCGCTCGCCATCCGCGCCTTCTGATCGCCTTTGCGGCCGGCTTCCTGAGGTTTTTTCTCGACTACGGCTTTCTCACTTACTTTCCCCTGTTCCTCGTTCGCACCCATGGTTTCTCGACCGCGACCGCAGGGTTGCTCTACACGGTCTTCTCCCTTGGGGCGATGGCGACCTCGAGCCAGGCCGGCCGCCTGGCCGCCGGCCGCGACAAGGCTTTTCTGCTCCTTGTGGCGTTCGTGGTGAGCGGCCTGGCGGTGACCTCGGTGCCGTTTCTGCCGGGAGTCCCGCTCGTCGGCGGCGCCCTGTTCTTCTACGGGCTCGCCAACGGCGTCATCTCACCGATGCAAAAGAGTCTCCTCACCCAGAACGCTCCGGTCGAGCTGCGGGGTGGCGTCGTCTCGCTCGACCGCTTGATCCAGCAGATCTCGAAGACGACGGCGACCTCGGCCGTCGGCCTGCTGCTGATCACGGCTGAGCTGCCGACGATCTTCTGGATGCTCGGCTTGCTTTCGCTCGCCGCCGTGGGGCTGATGGCGGCGCTGGTTCCGCGGGCGGGACGGCCGGTGCCCAGCCACGCGGTTCCCTAG